Proteins encoded together in one Vigna angularis cultivar LongXiaoDou No.4 chromosome 5, ASM1680809v1, whole genome shotgun sequence window:
- the LOC108339889 gene encoding uncharacterized protein LOC108339889 encodes MGVVLKLVDAILFLFFLVIAVAAPLIDAQTCLPLSYFPEILVQLKDHYTHDYGDYLVAEKPHFFVGLVWLELLFQWPLALLNLYAILTSKPWFNTTCLMYGVSTSTSMVAILSEMMNSNRASDKLLTLYASFMGLGALALLRGLLTCSSKSTSALGKRPALMRKKRA; translated from the exons ATGGGTGTTGTGTTAAAGCTAGTAGACGCCATTCTGTTCCTGTTCTTCCTCGTGATAGCAGTAGCTGCTCCTCTCATTGATGCTCAAACATGTCTTCCTCTGAGTTATTTCCCTGAAATTCTTGTCCAACTCAAGGACCACTACACCCACGACTATGGTGATTACCTTGTGGCTGAAAAGCCACACTTTTTTGTAGGTCTTGTGTGGCTTGAGCTTCTATTCCAATGGCCCCTTGCACTCCTCAACCTCTATGCCATTCTCACTTCCAAGCCTTGGTTCAACACCACTTGCTTGATGTATGGTGTCTCTACCTCTACCTCCATG GTCGCTATATTATCAGAAATGATGAATTCGAATAGGGCATCTGATAAGCTATTAACACTGTATGCCTCTTTCATGGGTTTGGGTGCTCTGGCTCTGCTGCGAGGATTGCTCACATGTTCATCCAAATCAACTTCAGCTCTAGGCAAAAGACCTGCATTGATGAGGAAAAAGAGAGCTTGA
- the LOC108339766 gene encoding septum-promoting GTP-binding protein 1 codes for MPQFGTKLNNSTTIRRRFHHRVSLLRRCILRVLHRILLCSGRKTNSTYSMLPPALPSPPLPPTAESPGEIAREEMDVAPPAMFQTHDLDSDLVSLKISLLGDCQIGKTSFLVKYVGDEKEKHGSQMEGLNQMDKTLVVKGVRISYCIWEVQGDGKTEDRIPMACTDSVAILIMFDLTSRCTLNSVLGWYKEARKWNQTAIPVLIGTKFDDFIQLPIDIQWTVANEARKYAKALNAALFFSSATYNINVNKIFKFITAKLFDLPWKVERNLNVGEPIIDF; via the exons ATGCCCCAGTTTGGCACCAAACTCAACAACTCAACCACCATAAGGCGACGCTTTCACCACCGCGTTTCCCTGCTACGCCGCTGCATCCTCCGTGTCCTCCACCGCATCCTGCTCTGTTCCGGGAGGAAGACCAACAGCACCTACAGCATGCTGCCTCCAGCATTACCCTCTCCGCCGCTGCCCCCGACCGCAGAATCACCCGGCGAAATTGCTCGTGAAGAGATGGATGTCGCGCCGCCGGCGATGTTTCAAACCCATGATTTGGATTCTGACTTGGTCTCCTTGAAGATCAGCTTGTTGGGAGATTGCCAAATTGGAAAAACCAGCTTTTTG GTGAAATATGTTGGGGATGAAAAGGAGAAGCATGGTAGCCAGATGGAAGGGTTAAATCAGATGGACAAAACACTGGTCGTTAAAGGGGTTCGCATCTCGTACTGTATCTGGGAAGTACAAG GTGATGGAAAAACAGAAGATCGAATTCCGATGGCTTGCACGGATTCTGTGGCGATTTTGATTATGTTTGATCTAACAAGTCGATGCACATTAAACAG TGTTCTCGGTTGGTACAAAGAAGCCAGGAAATGGAATCag ACAGCAATACCAGTGTTGATAGGAACCaagtttgatgattttatccAGCTGCCTATTGATATCCAATGGACTGTTGCTAATGAG GCAAGAAAATATGCAAAGGCCCTGAATGCTGCCTTGTTCTTTTCCAGTGCAACTTACAACATCAACGTGAATAAGATCTTCAAGTTCATCACTGCTAAACTTTTCGACCTACCATGGAAAGTGgaaagaaatttgaatgttGGGGAGCCCATCATTGACTTCTGA